In Lacrimispora indolis DSM 755, a genomic segment contains:
- the dnaJ gene encoding molecular chaperone DnaJ produces the protein MAENKKDYYETLGVPKDADDAAIKKAYRALAKKYHPDTNPGDAAAAEKFKQASEAYSVLSDPDKRRQYDQFGSAAFDGSGGAGGFGGFDFNGADMGDIFGDIFGDIFGGGRRSSSARYNGPSRGANVRTSIRITFEDAIFGCEKEIEMNYKEECSSCHGSGAKAGTSPVTCPKCNGKGKIMYTQQSFFGQIQNVQTCPDCGGTGKIVKEKCPDCYGSGYITKRKKFKVTIPAGIDNGQSVRLAGAGEPGTNGGERGDLLVEAVVSNHPIFKRQDTSIFSTVPISFTNAALGGSIRIKTVDGDVEYEVKPGTQTDTKVRLKGKGVPSLRNRTIRGDHFVTLVVQVPERMNEAQKEALRKFDEAMNGTGEGEKHKKKGIFK, from the coding sequence ATGGCAGAGAATAAAAAAGATTATTATGAAACCCTGGGCGTTCCAAAGGATGCGGATGACGCAGCCATTAAGAAAGCTTACAGGGCATTAGCTAAGAAATACCATCCTGACACTAACCCCGGAGATGCCGCAGCTGCTGAGAAATTTAAGCAGGCTTCCGAAGCATACAGTGTCCTTAGCGACCCTGACAAGAGGCGTCAGTATGACCAGTTTGGTTCCGCTGCTTTTGACGGAAGCGGAGGAGCAGGCGGTTTCGGCGGCTTTGATTTCAACGGAGCGGACATGGGAGATATTTTCGGGGATATTTTCGGAGATATCTTTGGCGGAGGACGAAGAAGCAGCAGCGCCCGTTACAATGGGCCATCTAGGGGAGCCAATGTCAGAACCAGCATCCGAATTACTTTTGAGGATGCGATTTTCGGCTGTGAAAAAGAGATTGAGATGAACTATAAGGAAGAGTGTTCCTCCTGCCACGGAAGCGGTGCAAAGGCGGGAACCTCACCGGTTACATGTCCAAAATGTAATGGAAAAGGAAAGATCATGTATACCCAGCAATCCTTTTTCGGCCAGATACAGAATGTTCAGACCTGTCCGGATTGCGGCGGCACAGGGAAAATCGTTAAGGAAAAATGTCCGGACTGCTACGGCAGCGGATATATTACAAAGAGAAAGAAATTCAAAGTCACTATTCCTGCGGGAATTGACAACGGCCAGTCCGTGCGCCTTGCAGGTGCAGGAGAGCCGGGAACCAATGGCGGCGAGAGAGGCGATCTGCTGGTAGAGGCAGTGGTATCCAACCATCCCATCTTCAAGCGTCAGGATACCAGCATTTTCTCAACAGTGCCCATTTCCTTTACAAATGCTGCCTTAGGCGGAAGCATCCGCATTAAGACCGTGGATGGGGACGTGGAATACGAGGTGAAGCCGGGAACCCAGACCGATACTAAGGTGCGCTTAAAAGGAAAGGGCGTTCCCTCCTTACGCAACCGGACGATCCGGGGCGACCATTTTGTCACTTTGGTGGTTCAAGTGCCGGAGCGCATGAACGAGGCTCAAAAAGAAGCGCTTCGCAAGTTTGATGAAGCCATGAACGGCACAGGTGAAGGCGAAAAACATAAAAAGAAGGGGATCTTTAAATAG
- the dnaK gene encoding molecular chaperone DnaK, with amino-acid sequence MGKIIGIDLGTTNSCVAVMEGGKPVVIPNSEGVRTTPSVVAFTKNGERLVGEPAKRQAVTNADRTISSIKRHMGTDYKVTIDGKNYSPQEISAMILQKLKADAEAYLGEKVTEAVITVPAYFNDAQRQATKDAGKIAGLDVKRIINEPTAAALAYGLDNEKEQKIMVYDLGGGTFDVSIIEIGDGVIEVLSTNGDTRLGGDDFDNRITQWMVDEFKKAEGVDLSGDKMAMQRLREAAEKAKKELSSSTTTNINLPFITATSEGPKHLDMNLTRAKFDELTADLIERTAVPVQNALRDAGITSAELGKVLLVGGSTRMLSAQDKVKQLTGKEPSKSLNPDECVAIGASIQGGKLAGDAGAGDILLLDVTPLSLSIETMGGVATRLIERNTTIPTKKSQIFSTAADNQTAVDIHVVQGERQFARDNKTLGQFRLDGIPPARRGVPQIEVTFDIDANGIVNVSAKDLGTGKEQHITITSGSNMSDSDIDKAVREAAEYEAQDKKRKEGIDARNDADSMVFQTEKALQEVGDKIDANDKATVEADLNALKEAINRAPIDEMTDAQIEDIKAGRERLMNSAQALFAKVYEQAQSQAGAQGAGPDMGAGDASYQESDVVDGDYKEV; translated from the coding sequence ATGGGCAAGATCATTGGTATTGACTTAGGTACAACAAACAGCTGTGTGGCCGTTATGGAAGGCGGTAAACCGGTTGTAATCCCCAACAGCGAAGGCGTAAGAACCACACCATCCGTTGTTGCATTTACTAAGAACGGAGAGAGGCTTGTAGGCGAGCCTGCAAAGCGTCAGGCTGTAACAAACGCTGACCGCACCATCTCTTCCATCAAAAGACATATGGGTACGGACTACAAGGTAACCATTGACGGAAAGAATTACAGCCCTCAGGAGATTTCTGCCATGATCCTTCAGAAATTAAAGGCAGATGCAGAGGCTTATTTAGGAGAAAAGGTGACCGAAGCGGTTATTACCGTACCGGCATATTTTAACGACGCACAGCGTCAGGCAACCAAGGATGCAGGTAAGATCGCAGGCCTTGACGTAAAGCGTATCATCAACGAGCCGACGGCAGCAGCCCTGGCTTATGGACTTGATAATGAAAAAGAGCAGAAGATCATGGTGTATGACTTAGGCGGCGGTACCTTCGACGTTTCTATCATTGAGATCGGCGACGGCGTCATCGAAGTTCTTTCCACCAACGGTGATACCCGTCTGGGCGGTGATGATTTTGACAACCGCATTACCCAGTGGATGGTAGATGAATTCAAGAAAGCAGAAGGCGTTGACTTGTCCGGAGACAAGATGGCCATGCAGAGATTAAGAGAGGCGGCTGAAAAGGCAAAGAAGGAATTATCTTCTTCTACCACCACAAACATCAACCTGCCATTTATCACCGCTACCTCAGAGGGTCCAAAGCATCTGGATATGAACCTGACCAGAGCAAAATTTGATGAACTGACTGCTGACCTCATCGAGCGCACAGCAGTTCCGGTACAGAACGCGTTAAGAGATGCAGGCATTACTTCCGCAGAATTAGGAAAAGTACTGTTGGTAGGCGGATCTACCCGTATGCTGTCCGCTCAGGATAAAGTAAAACAGCTGACAGGCAAGGAGCCTTCCAAGTCCTTGAACCCGGATGAATGTGTTGCCATCGGCGCCAGCATCCAGGGCGGAAAGCTTGCAGGCGATGCAGGCGCAGGCGATATTCTTCTTCTGGACGTTACTCCTCTTTCCTTATCCATTGAGACCATGGGCGGCGTAGCTACCAGACTGATCGAGAGAAATACTACGATCCCGACAAAGAAGAGCCAGATCTTCTCCACAGCGGCAGATAACCAGACAGCGGTTGATATCCACGTGGTACAGGGTGAGAGACAGTTTGCAAGAGATAATAAGACGTTAGGCCAGTTCCGTCTGGATGGAATTCCGCCTGCAAGAAGAGGCGTTCCTCAGATCGAGGTTACATTTGATATCGATGCCAACGGTATTGTAAATGTTTCTGCAAAGGATCTTGGAACAGGCAAAGAACAGCATATTACCATTACTTCAGGCTCCAACATGTCTGATTCCGATATTGATAAGGCAGTAAGGGAAGCAGCCGAGTATGAGGCTCAGGATAAGAAGCGCAAGGAAGGCATTGATGCAAGAAACGATGCTGACTCCATGGTATTCCAGACAGAGAAGGCTCTGCAGGAAGTAGGAGACAAGATCGATGCAAACGATAAGGCAACTGTGGAAGCAGACTTAAATGCATTAAAAGAAGCGATTAACAGAGCTCCGATCGATGAGATGACCGATGCGCAGATTGAAGATATCAAGGCAGGCAGAGAAAGACTGATGAACAGCGCACAGGCCTTGTTTGCAAAGGTTTATGAGCAGGCACAGTCCCAGGCCGGAGCACAGGGTGCAGGCCCTGACATGGGAGCAGGAGACGCTTCCTATCAGGAGAGCGATGTGGTTGACGGAGATTACAAAGAGGTGTAA
- a CDS encoding beta-propeller fold lactonase family protein, protein MMERDYAVYVGTYANENESGIFRYELNGAQRKLKLRLEQQGIANPSYLALSGDDNT, encoded by the coding sequence ATGATGGAGAGAGATTACGCGGTTTATGTGGGCACTTATGCAAACGAGAATGAGTCGGGAATTTTTAGGTATGAGCTGAATGGGGCTCAGAGAAAGCTTAAGCTTAGGCTGGAGCAGCAGGGAATTGCCAATCCATCCTATCTGGCACTTTCCGGGGATGATAACACCTGA
- a CDS encoding helix-turn-helix domain-containing protein: MQTDPKTVNTPLVFPSDCEVYYSIRTLIDKNEYPQIHDFYEIILVTENVLDILLNNDHLRLSRGDLLLIRPGDVHTKIQNGAATHINLAFPTYTLKALFCYLYNSPNPFQELSESSHVPVARLTTIDTVMIQNRLAFLNQFSTSAMEEKNTHLRAILIDILYSYLMPELMRQKRTDQSPDLPAWFSSALDGLLNAANLVMGMDYLIQQTERSPEHICRTFRKYLGISPSAYINAKRLNYAANLLSHTDMEIADVIYESGFQNISHFYHLFKKEYGISPLKYKKSYLIQKL, translated from the coding sequence ATGCAAACTGATCCTAAAACCGTCAATACTCCATTGGTATTTCCAAGTGATTGTGAAGTTTACTATTCCATTCGTACACTTATTGACAAAAATGAATACCCTCAGATACATGATTTTTATGAAATAATACTAGTAACGGAAAATGTACTGGATATCTTGTTAAATAATGATCATTTAAGACTCTCCCGCGGAGATCTTCTTCTGATTCGCCCCGGGGATGTCCACACAAAAATACAAAACGGAGCCGCGACACATATCAACCTGGCTTTTCCCACCTATACATTGAAGGCACTGTTCTGCTACCTCTACAATTCTCCCAATCCTTTTCAGGAGCTTTCGGAAAGCTCTCACGTTCCCGTTGCACGCCTGACCACAATTGATACCGTTATGATCCAGAATCGCCTGGCCTTCCTCAACCAGTTTTCCACATCTGCTATGGAAGAAAAAAACACCCATCTTCGGGCGATTTTAATCGATATTCTGTATTCTTACCTTATGCCGGAGCTAATGCGGCAGAAACGGACAGATCAGTCTCCTGATCTGCCCGCCTGGTTTTCGTCTGCTTTAGATGGACTTTTAAATGCAGCAAACCTTGTAATGGGAATGGATTATCTGATCCAGCAGACAGAACGCTCCCCTGAGCACATCTGCCGAACTTTCCGTAAGTATCTGGGAATCTCACCCTCAGCCTATATCAACGCAAAACGGCTGAATTATGCCGCCAACCTGCTATCCCACACAGATATGGAAATCGCAGATGTTATTTACGAAAGCGGTTTTCAAAACATCAGCCATTTCTATCATTTATTTAAAAAAGAATATGGAATATCTCCACTAAAATATAAAAAATCATATTTGATTCAAAAACTTTAA
- a CDS encoding mannonate dehydratase — translation MKLGVGLYRYMLKDEEFTFARQCGCTDLIIHLANYYDGEGDIVKATNDKENYGTAKAGESVWSLESMLALQQKAKDKGLNIYGIENFNPADWYDVLLDGPGKEEQMESLKRIIRNAGKAGIRCFGYNFSLAGVWGHQKTTDARGGAVSTCFDADLLELDARIPKGEIWNMTYSGNEQEGYIEDIGYEELWRRMRWFLENILPVAEEAGVMMALHPDDPPMPFLRNTPRLVYQPELYQKVLDLVPSPSNGIDFCMGSIQEMTNGNIYDALEQYSSQGKIAYAHVRNVRGKVPKYTEVFVDDGDIDIRRTLDILYKNNFTGVLVPDHTPQIQCGDSWHAGMAYALGFIKAELMSLKD, via the coding sequence ATGAAGCTGGGAGTCGGTTTATACCGTTACATGCTAAAGGATGAAGAATTTACCTTTGCAAGGCAGTGCGGCTGTACGGATTTGATTATCCATCTTGCAAATTATTACGACGGCGAAGGGGATATTGTCAAAGCAACGAACGACAAGGAAAATTACGGAACAGCCAAAGCAGGGGAGTCTGTGTGGAGCCTGGAAAGCATGCTGGCCCTTCAGCAGAAGGCAAAGGATAAGGGACTTAACATTTACGGAATTGAAAACTTCAATCCGGCAGACTGGTACGATGTACTGTTAGATGGCCCTGGAAAAGAAGAACAGATGGAAAGCTTAAAGAGGATTATCCGTAATGCAGGAAAAGCGGGTATCCGTTGTTTCGGATATAATTTCAGCCTTGCGGGAGTGTGGGGACACCAGAAGACCACAGACGCAAGAGGTGGAGCGGTAAGTACCTGCTTTGACGCAGATCTTCTAGAACTGGATGCCAGGATTCCCAAAGGTGAAATATGGAATATGACCTATTCTGGAAATGAACAGGAAGGATATATTGAAGATATAGGATATGAGGAGCTTTGGAGACGGATGAGATGGTTTTTGGAAAACATTCTTCCTGTAGCTGAAGAAGCTGGGGTAATGATGGCGCTTCATCCCGATGATCCGCCTATGCCGTTTTTGAGAAATACGCCAAGGCTTGTTTATCAGCCGGAGCTGTACCAGAAGGTGCTGGATCTGGTTCCCAGCCCGTCAAACGGAATCGATTTCTGCATGGGCAGCATTCAGGAAATGACAAACGGAAATATTTATGATGCCCTGGAGCAGTACTCCTCCCAGGGAAAGATTGCCTATGCCCATGTGAGGAATGTACGGGGAAAGGTTCCAAAATATACAGAAGTATTCGTAGATGACGGAGATATTGACATAAGAAGAACTCTGGATATTCTATATAAAAACAATTTCACGGGCGTACTGGTTCCGGATCATACGCCTCAAATACAGTGCGGTGATTCATGGCATGCGGGCATGGCCTATGCCCTTGGATTTATAAAAGCAGAATTAATGAGTCTGAAGGACTGA
- a CDS encoding DUF4432 family protein: MLEKEISLKNGESAVTIREKITNLAEEPMELMWGHHPTVGKPFLDESCQIHTNGTIGFTMDEMDFETQRVKPGTKFEWLVTDDETDLSLIPGEKAGTADMLYVTGFPEKAWYRVYNENKGLSYGMSWDSSFFPYMWMWLVCRPGKSG, from the coding sequence ATGCTGGAGAAGGAAATTTCTCTAAAGAATGGGGAAAGTGCTGTAACAATCAGGGAAAAAATCACAAACTTGGCGGAGGAGCCCATGGAACTTATGTGGGGGCATCATCCGACGGTGGGAAAGCCGTTTCTGGATGAAAGCTGTCAGATTCATACAAATGGAACCATAGGATTTACCATGGATGAAATGGATTTTGAGACCCAACGCGTAAAGCCGGGAACAAAGTTTGAATGGCTGGTGACAGACGATGAAACAGATCTTTCTCTGATTCCAGGAGAAAAAGCCGGAACAGCAGATATGCTGTATGTGACCGGTTTCCCGGAAAAGGCGTGGTACAGAGTATACAATGAAAACAAAGGCTTAAGCTATGGAATGAGCTGGGACAGCAGTTTTTTTCCATATATGTGGATGTGGCTGGTCTGCAGGCCTGGAAAAAGCGGTTGA
- a CDS encoding sulfite exporter TauE/SafE family protein, with the protein MYQYLIVCPLVFLAGFVDSIAGGGGLISLPAYLAAGIPPHFAIGTNKLGSTMGTVISTARYAKDGYIKAKLSLFAALFAVVGSAIGAHLSMLASERVLKGMMLAVLPIVAFYVLKNKNLGEHEADTELPEKKMFLISMCAALIIGCYDGFYGPGTGTFLLLILTGLAKMDVRSASGTTKVINLSSNVAALATFLINGKVLIPLGLASGLFCIAGHYIGSGLVVKNGLKVVRPVVLVVLLCLFVKIIKG; encoded by the coding sequence ATGTACCAGTATTTGATCGTCTGCCCTCTTGTTTTTCTGGCGGGTTTTGTAGATTCCATAGCCGGAGGGGGAGGGCTTATCTCCCTTCCGGCATATTTAGCGGCAGGAATACCGCCCCATTTTGCCATTGGTACCAATAAGCTGGGTTCTACCATGGGAACCGTTATCTCCACGGCCAGATATGCCAAAGACGGCTATATTAAAGCAAAGCTGTCGCTGTTTGCCGCCCTGTTTGCCGTGGTTGGTTCTGCCATTGGGGCGCATTTGTCAATGCTTGCCAGTGAGCGGGTATTAAAGGGAATGATGCTGGCAGTGCTTCCCATAGTCGCTTTTTATGTTCTCAAGAACAAAAATCTGGGAGAGCATGAGGCAGACACGGAATTGCCTGAGAAAAAAATGTTTTTGATCAGCATGTGTGCGGCCCTGATCATTGGCTGTTATGACGGATTTTACGGGCCGGGAACAGGGACCTTTTTGCTGCTGATCCTGACCGGACTTGCGAAAATGGATGTCAGGAGCGCATCAGGCACCACGAAGGTGATCAACTTATCATCCAACGTCGCGGCATTGGCAACTTTTTTAATAAACGGAAAGGTTTTGATTCCCTTAGGACTGGCGTCAGGTCTTTTCTGCATTGCAGGCCATTACATCGGGTCAGGCCTTGTGGTGAAAAATGGGTTAAAGGTCGTGCGCCCGGTGGTTTTAGTTGTGCTTTTGTGCCTGTTTGTGAAAATTATAAAAGGATAG
- a CDS encoding RraA family protein, producing the protein MALDRHELLAIMKKELYTPVVGDILDQIGLYHQFLPQAIRPLREDMKLAGYAMTVLMIDVYGEQKKPFGLLTEALDDLQEDEIYLATGGDMRCAYWGELLTATAKKRGAAGAVVNGWHRDTPQVLDQNWPVFSRGCYAQDSSVRTQVVDYRCRIELDGVTVMPGDLIFGDIDGVLVIPAEHIEYVIKKALEKARGEKTVRKAIEDGMSATEAFATFGIL; encoded by the coding sequence ATGGCGTTAGATAGACATGAATTGCTGGCAATTATGAAAAAAGAGCTTTACACTCCGGTTGTAGGTGATATACTGGATCAGATAGGACTGTATCATCAGTTCCTTCCTCAGGCAATCCGGCCTTTGAGGGAGGACATGAAGCTGGCAGGCTATGCTATGACAGTTTTGATGATTGACGTATATGGTGAGCAGAAAAAGCCTTTTGGACTTCTGACAGAGGCATTAGATGATTTGCAGGAGGATGAGATCTACCTGGCAACGGGAGGCGATATGCGCTGCGCCTATTGGGGAGAACTGCTGACAGCCACCGCAAAAAAGCGGGGAGCAGCAGGAGCAGTGGTCAACGGCTGGCACAGGGATACACCCCAGGTACTGGATCAGAACTGGCCTGTATTTTCCAGAGGCTGTTATGCTCAGGATTCCTCAGTACGGACGCAGGTAGTGGATTACCGCTGCAGGATTGAGCTGGACGGAGTCACCGTAATGCCCGGAGACCTGATTTTTGGCGATATTGATGGTGTTTTGGTGATTCCTGCAGAGCATATTGAATATGTAATTAAAAAGGCTCTTGAGAAGGCACGGGGAGAAAAAACGGTCAGAAAGGCCATTGAGGATGGAATGAGCGCAACAGAAGCCTTTGCAACATTTGGAATACTGTAA